TGGGGAAATTTTTAAGTTGCAGAAAATAACCGGTGGCATTAACGCCAAATGTAGCTGTTCCGAGTTTGATACCAGTTTCTCCCTGAATTAATTGCTCAGCCTCGGGCTTAAAAGAGCCGTCAGCGCCACGAAATACATCTAACGTCGGCATTCTATAGCCTCGACTCCCCCGGGCATAGATTGAAAGATTATAACTGACTGAATAATTCAATCCTAACGAAGCTGCCCAATCGTTGTACTTTACGTCAGAATGTCGAAATGTGCCATCACCCCAAAGAACAGCATCATCTGCATCAGTAGCGCCGCCTAAGTTATATTTTTGTCTGTTTTCCGTGTCTTGATGGATGCGATTCCGCTCCAAACGACCGCCAATATCCAGCCGAAGTTTATTATTGACTTTAATGTTATCACCAAAAAAGGCAGACGTAACCGTTACAAAGCCCTTGGCGTTCATGTACATGGAACCATATTGTCGAAAACCATTTTCCGTTACTTCTCGAATGACATTATTGTTAGCGTCTTTAATTCTGACATCAACAAATCGAGGGGCGTTCCTGACATCGGTCAATATATTTTGCCAATACCAAAAATCAACAGCAGTATAATATCCTTGATAAGTTCCGAAACCGAGCTTGTGTTCGACACTACCAAGAAAGATAGCCTTTTTAAGCAATAATTGGTTAGAGATATCGGTCATCGGCTTAGATACGCACCATAACCCGCCTTCGCAGAGGAGACCATTGGCCGTATTAAAGGTGGCTTTACTACCGTCAGCATTAAAATGATTCGTATAAACGATTTCATAATCAACTGCATTCGGTGTATTAGCAATGTAACCCTGCACCCAATCTCTGGCATCGACCAGATTAAACGGCACCAGAGCATTCCAGTTGTGGTCAAAATTCATATATCGAGTGGTATTTTGAAAACTCCAGTCATCAGGAAGGTTAATATAAAAGTCTGCCATTAAAGAACCACCAATCTGTTTTTGCCCATCTGCTAATGGTATGGTAAAATAATCATTCGCCGGAGTAGGGACTTTTATTGAATTTCCTTCTATAGTGGTCATGGTACCATTGCTCGGGAAACCGTCAACAAACGATAATTTACTGCCTGCTTTAAAGGGCAATTGAAGATAGAAAGTATTGCTGTCTCTTAAATATTTTCCATAAAATTTAACATAGCCATTTTTAAACAGACGAGTAACATTCCCTTTCAACTGCCCACCTTTTGAAGACGGGAATCCGGGATTACGAACTCCACTATCGTAGCGATAAAATCCCCCAAAACTAAATCGCCAATTGTTGCCTAATGGACCGTTGAGATTAAAATCATAACGCGCCAAACCACTTGTCCCCATGGTTACTTTCGAAGAAACAGCAAGCCGATTACCGCCGGCTTTTGAAATAAAATTAATAACGCCACCAGGAGCATTACTTCCAAATAGCGCCGAATTTCCTCCCCTCACGGCTTCCATCCTCTCAATATTTTCATCAACACGTACAAAAATATCGGCGTTGACAAACGAAAGCGCCGGCGCATCAAAAACAGGCATACCATCTTCCATAAGTGCTACATAATAGTAAGAACCATCGGCAGGCAAACCTCTGGCAAATAGATTTCCGCCAACTTCTCCTCCGGAACTCTCAACATAAAAACCGGGAATTACCCGCAATAGATCTGCGGTACTGCGAGGTGCAATTTCATCAATCTGCTCCAGAGATTTAGTCGTAATAGCAACGCTTGATTCTCTTCTGGTTAAAGGATTGCGAGTCGCCGTTATGACTAACTCGTCCATCTGAATCACATCCTGTGTTAATGAAAAATTCTGATTAATAATTTCATTGGCTCTGACACGGACATTAGCAGTCTGTAGGCGGTATCCAATAACTTTTGTCTGTAATATGTAAGTTCCCGGCGGGACATTTTTGATCGCATACTCTCCATTAAGATTGGCTGAAGCGCCTAAAACTGTTCCTTTAATAATAATCTGAGCGTTGGGAATTCCTCTCCCGTGCTTGTTTGTTATTTTTCCTTTAATTTTCCCCTTATGCATTCGCTGCTGAGGAGTAATAACAATCGTTTTTGCACCAACTATCTCATAAGTTAAAGAATAGCCATTTAATATTTTTCTCAAATCTTCATATAGATTGTTGGATATTTTTATCATATCGGGGAGGGTTTTACCCTCTACAAGAGCCTCTTCATAGACAATATTAATGTGGTATGCTTTTTCAAGGGCGCTGAGTGCATCGCGCAGAGAAACGTCAGATTGATCATAAGGCGAGAGTTCAGAGACGCTTGATGTTAATGT
This window of the Calditrichota bacterium genome carries:
- a CDS encoding TonB-dependent receptor, which produces MRSSHFLLQVALIVFSILNAGQTLTSSVSELSPYDQSDVSLRDALSALEKAYHINIVYEEALVEGKTLPDMIKISNNLYEDLRKILNGYSLTYEIVGAKTIVITPQQRMHKGKIKGKITNKHGRGIPNAQIIIKGTVLGASANLNGEYAIKNVPPGTYILQTKVIGYRLQTANVRVRANEIINQNFSLTQDVIQMDELVITATRNPLTRRESSVAITTKSLEQIDEIAPRSTADLLRVIPGFYVESSGGEVGGNLFARGLPADGSYYYVALMEDGMPVFDAPALSFVNADIFVRVDENIERMEAVRGGNSALFGSNAPGGVINFISKAGGNRLAVSSKVTMGTSGLARYDFNLNGPLGNNWRFSFGGFYRYDSGVRNPGFPSSKGGQLKGNVTRLFKNGYVKFYGKYLRDSNTFYLQLPFKAGSKLSFVDGFPSNGTMTTIEGNSIKVPTPANDYFTIPLADGQKQIGGSLMADFYINLPDDWSFQNTTRYMNFDHNWNALVPFNLVDARDWVQGYIANTPNAVDYEIVYTNHFNADGSKATFNTANGLLCEGGLWCVSKPMTDISNQLLLKKAIFLGSVEHKLGFGTYQGYYTAVDFWYWQNILTDVRNAPRFVDVRIKDANNNVIREVTENGFRQYGSMYMNAKGFVTVTSAFFGDNIKVNNKLRLDIGGRLERNRIHQDTENRQKYNLGGATDADDAVLWGDGTFRHSDVKYNDWAASLGLNYSVSYNLSIYARGSRGYRMPTLDVFRGADGSFKPEAEQLIQGETGIKLGTATFGVNATGYFLQLKNFPSQDARIIDGQPVWVSDYVGKSQTVGMEIEAIAVPIRGLTMNLILTLQNHQYKKFFAGGENFRGNWVQRIPKSIGEVMISYSFKKFNFRANYHYTGKRYANNANTIILPSFGVANFSATYFIKLNKNQKLTLAINLLNAFNSNGLTEGNPRLDNSGNFAGTYYLARPILPRRLQASLKYNF